The following proteins come from a genomic window of Candidatus Saccharibacteria bacterium oral taxon 488:
- a CDS encoding DUF87 domain-containing protein: protein MEIISSMISFLTQWYVWIPITAVLSFLTWRNYQRADEFEPTESVLLVLEIPKANDKKELAAEQLFASLHGILRDKRELKLSGGRQEHISFEIASVNGQIRFYVWVPRTLQSFVEGQIYAQYPTVQIHVASEDYTEHEREHSTVYTTELTLTAPEFLPIRTFQTFEVDPLAGITGTLAKLELTGEELWVQVLIRPIADSWQQSADRWIASVKSGHKLIPGLGGGGLQWIGTLLEALWKPPGQGSDGKKAPELSERDKTRVSEAEKKATKLGYDVKIRLAYLGEDQTSAKLHMQALVGAFKQFNSTNLNGFRAVKGAFGKEFLDKYRKRAFYGDGYILNIEELASVFHLPHTNVETPNIVWASAKTAEPPSKLPVLTGSDANDDQISAFGVTNFRGINHQFGMLRYDRSRHVYIIGQTGAGKSGLLELFALSDIFHNQGYAIIDPHGDFAINNMKFIPGSRLNDVVYFNPADTAYPLGFNPLEVTNPNQKTNISSEVIGVLKRMFGESWGPRLEYILRYTILALLDRPETTMLDITRMLTDKNFRKETLGYCRDTVVLQFWNVEFASWNDKFIAEAVAPVLNKVGAFTANPIIRNIIGQPKSTFNIRQIMDEGKILIVNLSKGLIGEDNAAILGSFLVTKIQLAAMSRSDIPDIRDRRPFYLYVDEFQNFATDSFATILSEARKYGLNLTVANQYISQMNETVRDAVFGNVGTMISFRVSADDAPILAKQFEPNFEAVDLLQMHNRNFVINMVIGGEKTPAFSARTLELPPSQADNTPHIIEHSRRMYSRNREDVEQEIAAVIMPPRPQKQPTQPRPQAVAAAALAQPVQAATSQPVQGTTATNTQHPAPQPEPVAPVTDSGEVILQIRGNSAFESAATDTTTPKKRRRRRKKSAA from the coding sequence ATGGAAATTATCTCTTCGATGATTAGTTTTTTAACGCAGTGGTACGTCTGGATACCCATCACAGCCGTGCTATCATTTTTGACGTGGCGCAACTATCAGCGGGCCGACGAATTCGAACCGACCGAGAGCGTGTTATTAGTGCTCGAAATTCCCAAAGCCAACGACAAGAAAGAGCTAGCCGCCGAGCAGCTGTTCGCCAGCCTACACGGCATCTTGCGCGACAAACGCGAACTCAAACTATCGGGCGGTCGGCAGGAGCATATCAGCTTTGAAATCGCCTCGGTCAACGGTCAAATTCGTTTTTACGTCTGGGTACCCCGAACGCTACAAAGTTTCGTCGAGGGACAAATCTACGCCCAATACCCAACCGTTCAAATCCACGTCGCCAGCGAAGATTACACCGAGCACGAGCGCGAGCACTCCACCGTGTACACCACCGAGCTAACCTTGACGGCGCCAGAATTCTTGCCAATTCGCACCTTTCAAACCTTTGAAGTCGATCCACTGGCGGGGATTACCGGTACGCTGGCCAAGCTAGAATTGACCGGCGAGGAACTCTGGGTGCAGGTGCTCATCAGGCCGATCGCCGACAGCTGGCAACAGTCTGCTGATCGCTGGATCGCCAGCGTCAAGAGTGGGCATAAACTCATTCCCGGACTCGGCGGTGGCGGTCTGCAATGGATTGGTACGCTACTGGAGGCTCTCTGGAAACCACCAGGCCAGGGAAGTGATGGCAAAAAAGCGCCCGAGCTATCTGAGCGTGACAAGACACGCGTCTCTGAGGCAGAGAAGAAAGCCACTAAATTAGGCTATGACGTCAAGATCCGCCTGGCGTACCTTGGCGAAGATCAAACCAGCGCCAAGCTACATATGCAGGCGCTGGTCGGTGCTTTTAAGCAATTCAACTCAACCAACCTCAACGGCTTTCGCGCTGTCAAGGGTGCGTTCGGCAAGGAGTTTCTCGACAAGTACCGCAAGCGCGCGTTTTACGGCGATGGCTACATCCTGAATATCGAAGAACTGGCCTCCGTCTTTCACTTGCCGCACACCAATGTCGAGACGCCAAACATCGTCTGGGCCAGCGCCAAAACCGCCGAGCCACCGTCCAAGCTGCCTGTCCTAACCGGCAGCGACGCTAATGACGACCAAATTTCCGCCTTTGGCGTCACTAATTTCCGCGGTATCAACCACCAGTTCGGCATGCTGCGCTACGACCGCTCGCGCCACGTCTACATCATCGGCCAGACGGGGGCAGGCAAGTCGGGATTGCTCGAATTATTCGCGCTCAGCGACATCTTTCACAATCAAGGCTACGCCATCATCGACCCGCACGGTGATTTTGCCATCAACAATATGAAATTCATCCCCGGCTCACGGCTAAACGACGTCGTCTATTTCAACCCAGCCGACACCGCCTATCCGCTTGGCTTCAACCCGCTAGAAGTCACTAACCCGAACCAAAAAACCAACATTTCATCAGAGGTCATCGGTGTTCTGAAGCGTATGTTTGGCGAGAGTTGGGGACCACGACTGGAATACATCTTGCGCTACACCATCTTGGCACTGCTCGACCGGCCAGAAACAACCATGCTCGACATCACCCGCATGCTAACTGATAAAAACTTCCGTAAAGAAACGTTGGGCTATTGCCGTGACACCGTAGTCCTGCAGTTCTGGAACGTCGAATTCGCCAGCTGGAACGACAAATTCATCGCCGAGGCCGTCGCACCAGTTCTCAACAAGGTCGGCGCCTTTACCGCCAATCCCATCATCCGCAACATCATCGGCCAGCCCAAATCCACCTTCAACATCCGCCAAATCATGGACGAGGGCAAAATCCTCATCGTTAATCTATCCAAGGGCCTGATCGGCGAAGACAATGCCGCCATCCTCGGCTCATTCCTAGTCACCAAGATTCAGCTGGCCGCCATGAGCCGCTCGGACATCCCAGACATCCGCGACCGCCGTCCATTCTATCTTTACGTCGACGAGTTCCAGAACTTCGCCACCGATTCATTTGCCACCATCTTATCCGAAGCCCGCAAGTATGGCCTCAACCTGACCGTCGCCAACCAGTACATCTCACAAATGAACGAAACCGTGCGCGACGCGGTGTTTGGTAACGTCGGTACCATGATCTCATTCCGCGTCTCCGCTGACGACGCACCAATTCTCGCCAAGCAATTTGAACCGAATTTCGAAGCCGTCGACCTCTTGCAGATGCACAATCGCAACTTCGTCATCAACATGGTCATCGGGGGAGAGAAGACCCCAGCTTTTTCCGCGCGCACTCTCGAGCTCCCGCCGAGCCAAGCCGACAACACGCCGCACATCATCGAACATTCACGGCGCATGTACTCGCGAAACAGGGAAGACGTCGAGCAAGAAATTGCCGCCGTCATCATGCCGCCACGCCCGCAAAAGCAGCCCACCCAGCCGCGCCCACAAGCCGTCGCCGCAGCTGCACTAGCCCAGCCCGTTCAGGCAGCCACTAGTCAACCGGTGCAGGGAACCACGGCCACTAACACCCAACACCCCGCACCACAACCTGAACCCGTCGCACCCGTCACAGACAGTGGCGAAGTCATCTTGCAAATCCGCGGCAACAGCGCATTTGAATCAGCAGCCACCGACACCACCACACCAAAGAAACGCCGACGACGACGGAAGAAGAGTGCTGCATGA
- the topA gene encoding type I DNA topoisomerase has product MKNLVIVESPAKAKTIEKYLGKDFHVLSSVGHIRSIVKKTKDGTPPIDVANDFFAVYEIDPEKKKVITELKKNVKAVGKDNVWLATDEDREGEAIAWHLCKVLDLPIETTKRIVFHEITKDAITSAIKNPRTVDMNLVQAQQARQILDRLVGFELSPVVWQKVPGGKSAGRVQSPAVRLLVEREREIMKFAGSSQFKVTAIFIHDNQEFKAELNQKFDFEEAAHEFLTSLKPVTFTVSDISKTPGTRNPAAPFTTSTLQQEANAKLGFSSKATMASAQRLYQDGKITYMRTDSVNLSGQAIASATDFIKRLYGPDYSTVRKFKTKSASAQEAHEAIRPTDITRETVTSNEYDQKLYDLIRRRTLASQMSAAKLEKTTVVISIGGAQTSHKTIRDPRQSQIFSETPLAPDAPATATPSALGAMEYSRITSAPAERSRSISSGDISEKSTPAQECGAGDADFADDVREVTATDLHFEAKGEVITFDGFLRVYGGGKDELLPKLHTGDTLKTHDITARQTFARPPARYTEGSLVKKLEDLGIGRPSTYATIIDTVQTRGYVEKGDSEGQPRDVIVLNYNGEEVSRDIVQEKTGSTRGKLIPTPSGELIADFLTDHFTQIVDYDFTANVETEFDKIAAADLAKSAMLNGFYTPFHKLIEQSGGIDRSKVGANREVGIDPKSGKPILARFGRFGPMLQLGATDDEDKPRFAPLPKGAKIETVTLEQALEMFKLPRVVGQTEDGQDIKANIGRFGPYIQVGKLFVSIKPEDPHTITLEKARELYAAKLQAEAEKNIADFGDGVKVLKGRFGPYITDGTKNAKIPKDTDPKTVTHEQALELLKTAPAKPARRGRTSTKSSKSPRKSSRSKK; this is encoded by the coding sequence ATGAAAAATCTCGTCATCGTCGAGTCGCCAGCCAAAGCCAAAACCATTGAGAAATATTTGGGCAAGGATTTTCATGTCTTGTCAAGCGTGGGGCACATCCGCTCAATTGTCAAAAAAACCAAGGACGGCACGCCGCCGATTGATGTGGCGAATGATTTTTTCGCCGTGTATGAAATCGATCCCGAGAAGAAGAAAGTCATCACCGAGCTGAAGAAAAACGTCAAGGCCGTTGGCAAAGACAACGTCTGGCTGGCCACCGATGAAGACCGCGAAGGGGAAGCCATCGCTTGGCACCTCTGTAAAGTGTTGGATTTGCCGATCGAGACGACCAAGCGCATCGTCTTTCACGAGATCACCAAGGACGCCATCACCAGCGCTATTAAGAATCCACGCACTGTTGATATGAATCTGGTGCAAGCCCAGCAGGCACGGCAGATTCTCGACCGATTAGTTGGTTTTGAGCTCAGCCCCGTGGTCTGGCAAAAAGTGCCAGGCGGTAAGTCGGCTGGTCGCGTCCAGAGCCCGGCAGTGCGGCTGTTAGTCGAACGCGAACGAGAAATTATGAAATTTGCAGGCAGCTCGCAGTTCAAAGTAACCGCCATATTCATCCACGACAACCAAGAATTCAAAGCCGAACTCAACCAGAAATTTGATTTCGAAGAAGCTGCTCATGAATTCCTAACTAGCCTCAAGCCAGTCACATTCACCGTCAGCGATATCTCAAAGACGCCTGGCACGCGCAACCCAGCCGCGCCGTTTACGACCTCAACCTTGCAACAAGAGGCCAACGCCAAGCTTGGCTTCAGTTCCAAAGCCACCATGGCCTCAGCCCAGCGGCTCTACCAAGACGGTAAAATTACCTACATGCGTACTGACTCGGTCAATTTGAGCGGGCAGGCTATCGCCAGCGCCACCGATTTCATCAAGCGGCTGTACGGCCCGGATTATTCGACTGTGCGCAAATTCAAAACCAAATCCGCCTCCGCCCAAGAAGCCCACGAGGCCATCCGCCCAACCGACATCACCCGCGAAACCGTCACCTCAAACGAGTACGACCAAAAACTCTACGACCTCATCCGCCGCCGCACCCTGGCATCGCAAATGTCGGCAGCGAAATTGGAGAAGACAACAGTGGTAATTTCTATCGGCGGCGCTCAGACGTCTCATAAAACAATCCGGGACCCGAGACAATCCCAGATTTTTTCTGAGACGCCGCTCGCGCCAGATGCGCCAGCAACAGCGACACCTTCTGCGCTGGGGGCTATGGAGTATTCGCGAATAACGAGTGCTCCAGCCGAACGCTCGCGTAGTATCTCCAGTGGAGATATAAGCGAAAAGAGTACTCCAGCGCAGGAGTGTGGCGCTGGTGATGCCGATTTTGCTGATGATGTCCGAGAGGTGACCGCAACAGACCTACACTTCGAAGCCAAAGGCGAAGTTATCACCTTTGACGGCTTCTTGCGTGTCTATGGCGGCGGCAAAGACGAACTCTTGCCAAAACTCCACACCGGCGACACACTTAAAACCCACGACATCACCGCCCGCCAAACCTTCGCCCGACCACCAGCCCGCTATACCGAAGGCTCACTGGTTAAAAAACTCGAAGACCTCGGCATCGGCCGACCAAGCACCTACGCCACCATCATCGACACCGTGCAGACCCGCGGCTACGTCGAAAAAGGTGACAGCGAAGGCCAGCCGCGCGACGTCATCGTCCTCAATTACAACGGCGAAGAAGTCAGTCGCGACATCGTTCAGGAAAAAACCGGTTCCACTCGCGGCAAGCTCATCCCAACACCAAGCGGGGAACTAATCGCCGACTTTTTGACCGACCATTTCACACAAATCGTTGACTATGATTTCACTGCCAACGTCGAGACCGAATTTGACAAAATCGCCGCCGCTGACCTAGCCAAAAGCGCCATGCTCAACGGATTTTACACGCCGTTTCACAAACTGATTGAACAGTCAGGCGGTATCGACCGCAGTAAAGTCGGCGCTAACCGTGAAGTCGGCATCGATCCAAAATCTGGCAAGCCAATCCTGGCTCGCTTTGGCCGCTTTGGCCCGATGTTGCAACTGGGTGCCACTGACGACGAGGACAAGCCGCGCTTTGCACCGCTACCGAAGGGCGCGAAAATCGAAACCGTCACCTTAGAGCAAGCACTCGAAATGTTCAAGTTGCCGCGCGTCGTCGGCCAAACCGAAGACGGACAAGACATCAAAGCCAACATCGGACGCTTTGGTCCGTACATCCAAGTCGGCAAGCTCTTCGTCTCCATCAAACCTGAAGACCCGCACACCATCACCCTAGAAAAGGCCCGCGAACTCTATGCCGCCAAACTCCAGGCTGAGGCCGAGAAAAACATCGCTGACTTTGGTGATGGCGTCAAGGTCCTCAAGGGCCGCTTCGGTCCATACATCACCGACGGCACGAAAAACGCCAAGATTCCCAAAGACACCGACCCAAAAACCGTTACACACGAGCAGGCCCTGGAGCTCCTGAAGACCGCACCCGCAAAACCCGCTCGCCGCGGCCGCACGTCAACCAAATCATCCAAATCTCCGAGGAAAAGCAGCCGCTCAAAGAAGTAA
- a CDS encoding CDP-alcohol phosphatidyltransferase family protein — protein MRLCSWRFCHDAMLVSMNRELSRPNTTIETCHNPDTPIDPEVSDDILTLPNIVTTVGGLCSIYGIQNADTVKGIAALVVGELSDKADGALARRLHQQSKLGIKLDPIRDKVVAATALLKIVEDGLASKTVVASMTSLEATKAIATLIAEQKHRQLPSQAEPLRPTQVGRISGALVSTATLLYILSGSVESFGHEKTAKVLRSLGDGVSKIYLPVAGLAAAQYMIRAAKLSKQVKEEIRQQQ, from the coding sequence ATGCGTCTATGCTCGTGGCGCTTCTGCCACGATGCTATGCTAGTCTCAATGAATAGAGAATTATCAAGGCCCAATACAACCATTGAAACGTGCCATAATCCAGACACCCCTATCGACCCAGAGGTATCAGACGACATACTCACGCTACCTAATATCGTTACTACAGTAGGTGGACTATGCAGCATATACGGCATCCAAAACGCTGACACCGTTAAGGGTATCGCCGCCTTGGTCGTTGGCGAACTGTCAGACAAGGCTGATGGAGCACTAGCGAGACGCCTCCATCAGCAATCAAAACTCGGTATCAAGCTTGACCCCATCAGAGATAAAGTGGTCGCCGCCACTGCACTCCTAAAGATAGTAGAAGATGGTCTCGCCTCAAAGACTGTCGTTGCATCTATGACCAGCCTCGAGGCGACCAAAGCAATAGCCACGCTCATAGCGGAACAAAAGCACCGCCAACTCCCCAGCCAGGCCGAACCGCTCCGACCAACACAGGTTGGCCGCATCAGTGGCGCCCTCGTGTCGACCGCGACATTATTATACATACTCAGCGGCTCGGTAGAGTCATTTGGCCACGAGAAAACAGCAAAGGTACTCCGTAGCCTCGGTGACGGAGTATCTAAAATATACTTACCAGTTGCCGGCCTAGCAGCCGCTCAATATATGATACGTGCCGCCAAACTCAGTAAGCAAGTCAAGGAAGAAATACGCCAACAGCAATAA
- the dprA gene encoding DNA-protecting protein DprA yields the protein MSILFITKVMEINRIRPDEHNFTQRLASIANPPKSLCFMGNLPDSGAPVVAIVGSRKPSAYGREVTEQLASDLAKAGCIIVSGLALGIDGIAQRAALKAGGTVIGVIPNELPDISPQTNYKLAMNIIKNGGAILSEWKKGDGKIVNRWSFLERNRLVSGLADAVIITEAAERSGTLNTAAHALSQGRDVFAVPGNITSPLSAGCNALLKQGALVATTATDILNVIAPSTARSATDQAVIPLGETPAENTIIDLLRTGLRDGDQLQQQSGLNLADFATALTMLEINGVIKPLGANNWTLN from the coding sequence ATGTCAATACTTTTTATCACAAAAGTCATGGAAATCAATAGAATCCGTCCAGATGAGCATAACTTTACCCAGAGGTTGGCAAGTATTGCTAATCCGCCGAAAAGCTTGTGTTTCATGGGAAATTTGCCAGATAGCGGCGCACCGGTCGTGGCAATCGTTGGCTCACGCAAACCCTCGGCGTACGGCCGGGAGGTGACCGAGCAGCTGGCGAGCGACCTAGCAAAAGCCGGCTGTATCATCGTCAGTGGCTTGGCGCTCGGTATCGACGGCATCGCCCAAAGGGCCGCTCTCAAGGCTGGCGGCACGGTCATCGGCGTCATTCCCAATGAACTGCCTGACATCTCGCCGCAAACCAATTACAAGTTAGCCATGAACATCATCAAAAATGGCGGTGCTATCCTATCCGAGTGGAAAAAAGGCGACGGCAAAATCGTCAATCGCTGGAGCTTTTTAGAGCGCAACCGCTTGGTTTCTGGCCTGGCTGACGCTGTCATCATCACCGAGGCCGCCGAGCGTAGCGGCACGCTGAACACCGCTGCCCACGCCTTGTCGCAAGGCCGCGACGTCTTTGCCGTGCCGGGTAACATCACCAGCCCGCTGTCTGCTGGCTGCAACGCGCTACTCAAACAAGGTGCCCTCGTCGCCACCACTGCCACGGACATTCTCAACGTCATCGCCCCATCAACCGCTCGATCGGCTACCGACCAAGCCGTCATCCCCCTCGGTGAAACCCCAGCCGAAAACACCATCATTGACTTGCTCCGAACTGGCCTCAGAGACGGCGACCAACTACAGCAACAATCCGGCCTCAACCTAGCCGACTTCGCCACAGCGCTAACCATGCTAGAGATCAACGGCGTGATCAAGCCGCTCGGGGCGAATAATTGGACACTTAACTAG